A window of Pedobacter lusitanus contains these coding sequences:
- a CDS encoding DUF1735 domain-containing protein, giving the protein MKRYISKYTTIALIASIITSSCTKEEGVFADGGSSGIVELQLPARSTSTIYSITSRSFAAQDVVDFPVTLNYTGVNGTPEDVTVNVEVNNLAVTQYNTALNTSYTPLPQELYIVAANNVSIPKGTKTGTFLIKLKTASFDFTKSYALGVTIRTASSGTVSGNYSTGIYRVTAKNAYEGDYKVTGWFFHPTAGRAINVVKKLVTTGKQSVSAPLGDLGSSNYAIEFTVDGSKLTGYKASGATPGGLNSGFFTADHPEASAAGWINNPASADQPGQGQWKISGYNNSYDAATGTFNLAYGYIGSGGTGESSWSRQVYEKWVKQ; this is encoded by the coding sequence ATGAAAAGATATATAAGCAAATACACGACTATCGCACTGATTGCCTCCATAATAACCTCTTCCTGCACAAAGGAAGAGGGCGTATTTGCCGATGGCGGATCAAGCGGAATTGTAGAACTTCAGTTGCCTGCAAGATCAACGTCAACTATTTATTCCATTACAAGCCGCTCATTTGCTGCTCAGGATGTAGTTGATTTTCCGGTAACGCTAAACTATACCGGTGTAAACGGAACTCCGGAAGACGTAACGGTAAATGTAGAAGTTAATAATCTTGCAGTTACGCAATACAATACTGCGCTGAACACATCATACACACCACTTCCCCAGGAGCTCTACATTGTTGCAGCTAACAATGTCAGTATTCCCAAAGGAACAAAAACCGGTACTTTCCTGATCAAACTGAAAACCGCCTCATTTGATTTTACCAAATCATATGCATTGGGAGTAACGATCAGAACAGCATCATCAGGAACAGTAAGTGGTAACTATAGCACCGGGATTTATCGGGTAACAGCTAAAAATGCTTACGAAGGTGATTATAAAGTTACCGGCTGGTTTTTCCATCCTACAGCAGGGAGAGCAATAAATGTTGTTAAAAAACTGGTTACTACCGGTAAACAGAGTGTATCTGCTCCACTTGGAGATTTGGGAAGTTCAAATTATGCTATCGAATTTACAGTAGATGGCTCAAAACTTACAGGTTATAAAGCTTCTGGCGCTACACCAGGCGGATTAAACTCCGGTTTTTTCACTGCAGACCATCCTGAAGCAAGTGCAGCAGGTTGGATTAATAATCCAGCCAGTGCTGATCAGCCCGGACAGGGTCAGTGGAAGATATCTGGTTATAATAATTCATATGATGCAGCAACAGGTACTTTTAATCTGGCCTACGGTTATATAGGTTCAGGTGGCACAGGAGAATCAAGCTGGAGTCGTCAGGTTTACGAAAAATGGGTAAAACAATAA